The sequence GCGGCGGCCTCCGGTACGTGTCCGGCGGCTACGACGACCCGGAGACGTACAAGAGCCTCGCGACGCTGCTCGACGAGCTCGACCACCAGCGCGGCACCCGCGGCAACCACCTGTTCTACCTGTCGACACCGCCGCAGGCGTTCTCGCCGATCATCAACGGGCTGGCCGGCGCCGGGCTGAACCGGCCGCGCGCCGAGGAAGGCTTCGCCCGGCTGGTGATCGAGAAGCCGTACGGCAGCGACCTGGCCAGCGCCCGCCAGCTCGACGCGACCGTGCACACCGCGTTCGAGGAGCAGCAGGTCTTCCGGATCGACCACTACCTGGGCAAGGACACCGTCCAGAACGTGCTCGCGCTGCGCTTCGCGAACTCGATCTTCCAGCCGATCTGGGACCGGTCCTGGGTCGACAGCGTGCAGATCACGGTCGCCGAGACGCTCGGCGTGGGCACCCGCGGCAGCTTCTACGAGACCGCCGGTGCGATGCGCGACATCGTGCAGAACCACGTGCTGCAGGTGCTGGCGCTGGCGCTGATGGAGCCGCCGGCCTCGTTCGGCGCCGAGGCGCTGCGCAACGAGAAGGTGAAGCTGCTGCAGGCGATCCGGCTGCCCACCGATCGGGACGTCGCCGACGTCGCGGTCAGGGGCCAGTACACCCGCGGCGGTACCCGCGAGGAGCTGATGCCCGGGTACCGCGAGGAGCCGGGCGTCGACCCGCTGTCCCGCACCGAGACATACGCGGCGCTGCGGCTCGACGTCGACAACTGGCGGTGGGCCGGCGTCCCGTTCTACGTCCGGACCGGCAAGCGGCTCCCGGCGCGGGTCACCGAAGTGGCGCTGCAGTTCCAGCGGCCGCCGCACCTGCCGATCCCGGGGAACCAGCTCACCGAACTGGAGGCCGACGCGCTGATCCTGCGCATCCAGCCGAACGAAGGCATCTCGCTGCGGTTCGGCGCGAAGGTGCCCGGTCACTCGTTCCGGGTGCGGACGGCGAGCATGGAGTTCTCGTACGACCAGACGTTCCGGGAGGAGTCGCCGGAAGCGTACGAGCGGCTGATCCTGGACGCGCTGCTCGGTGACGCGACGCTGTTCATCCGCACCGACGAGGTCGAGCAGTGCTGGCGGATCGTCGACCCGATCATCGAGCACTGGGCGAACGACACCAGCCCGATCCCGACCTACGAGGCCGCGTCCTGGGGCCCGACCGACGCCGACCGCCTGATCGGTCGCCACGGCCGCACCTGGCGCACCCCGAACTGAGGTCGTTTGCGGGGAAGTCAACGTCACCCGCGTGCCGGGCGCGTTGACTGCTCGGCAAACCGTCGTCGGGCCCAGCGCTCAGCGCTCGATGCGGTGGAACTCGACGTCGGTCAGTGCGCCGGCGTGCACGGACGCCGTCAGGTAGGTGGCGTACGGCTGCCGGCGCCGGTCGGTCGGCGACCCGGGGTTGAGCAGCCGCAGACCGGTCGGGGCCGTGGTGTCCCAGGGGATGTGCGAGTGGCCGAACACCAGCACGTCGGTGTCCGGGAACCGCGCCACGCAGCGCCGTTCCCGGCCACCGGCGGCCCCGGTCTCGTGCACGACCGCGACCCGGAGCCCGTCCAACTCGGCTCGGGCGATCTCCGGCAACCGGGCGCGCAGCGCCGGCCCATCGTTGTTCCCGTAGACGCCGATCAGGCGGGCGCTGCGCGCCTCGAGCACGTCCAGCAGAGCGACGTCGACCCAATCGCCCGCATGAATCACGACGTCAGCCGACGCGACGTCCGCCCACAGCGGCGCCGGGAGGTCCCGGGCGCGTTTCGGCACGTGGGTATCGGCCATGATCACCAGGCGCATGCCAGAGGAGTAGCACGATGAGGACATTGGTAACCGGCGCCCGCGGCAAGGTCGGCGCCGCGGCGGTCGAGGCACTCGTCGCCGCCGGACACGACGTCACCGCGACCGACCTCGCGCCGCCGAGCTTCGACCGTCCGGCGCCGGACGCGCCGGTGACCGCGAAGGTCCCGTACGTCCAGGCCGATCTGACGTCTCCCGGGGACGTGTACGCGTTGATCGGCGGCATCAGCGCCGGCGAGGGGACGAAGGCGGGCCGCTACGACGCAGTGGTCCACGCCGGGGCCATCCCGGCGCCCGGCCAGCATGCTCCGGCCACCGTGTTCCAGAACAACCTCGGCGGCCTGTTCAACGTCGTCGAGGCGTGCGTCCGCTGGGACGTGCCCCGGTTGGTGAACATCTCCAGCGAGACGGTCACCGGCTTCCACTTCGCCGAGCGTCCCTGGTACCCGGCATACCTCCCGCTCGACGAGGAGCACCCCGCCGCGCCGCAGGATCCGTACGGGCTGGCCAAGCACTTCGGCGAGCTGCTCTGCGACGCCGCTGTCCGGCGCTCGGACCTGAAGGTGCTCTCGCTCCGGCCGACCTGGGTGCAGAACGCCGCCAGCTACCCGCTGAACCTCGGGCCGATCGTCGCCGACCCGAACGTTCCGTCCCTCACCGGCTGGTCATACGTGGACGCCGCCGACCTCGGGGACGCGATCGTGCGGGCCGCGGAGTCCGACGTCCCCGGGCACGAGGTGGTCTACCTCGCGGCCGCGGACACCGTCGGCGGCCGCGACCTGCATGCGTCCTGGCGCGCGGCGTACCCGGATGCCCCCACCGACCTGCGTCCGGTCGCCCGTCCGGACGCCAGCGGCATCGACTGCACGAAGGCGAAGCGGCTGCTGGGCTGGGAGCCGCGCCGGAGCTGGCGCGACTACCTGGACGCCGACGGACGACCGCGGTGACTCAGGGCTTGCGAGCCACGGCGCCGTAACACCGAGGCGCGCTCGCCGGGCTCCTCCGAGCTGACCCGGTCGAGCGCGTCCGGACGCCACCGATGAGTCAGCGTCACGCCGGGCTCGACCAGCTCCAGACCGTCGAAGAACCGGGTGATCTCGTCCTTGCTGCGCGTCCGGAGCTTCATGCCCTGCGCCTTGTACATCGCCTCGGTCTTCTTCGTCTCCTCCGGCTGGAACTCACCGGTCAGGTGCGACATCGCGAGGTAGGAGCCGGACGGCAGTGCGTCCACGAGCCGGCTGACGACCCCGTACGCGTCGTCGGGTTCGTCGAGGAAGTGGCCGATCGCGAACAGCAGCAGGCCGATCGGGCGGACCGTCCACATCGACTCGCCCGGCAGCCCGGCCACCGCCGAGTAGGGTGCAGTCATCATGGGTGGGGAGATCGAGCTGAGCGCGTTGGTCGCCAACGTCCGGGCATTCCGCCCCACCACACTCCCGACCGCGGGGCTGCGGCACGCGGCGGTCGCGCTCGCGGTAGCCCGCAGCGGCCCGACGCTGGGTATCTGGCTCACCCGCCGGAACTCGGGTCTGCGCGCGCACCCCGGGCAGCTCGCCCTTCCGGGCGGCCGGCTCGACCCGGGTGAGGACGCGGTGGACGCCGCGCTCCGCGAGCTCGGCGAGGAGTTGGGCGTACCGGCGACCCGGTCGGCGTACGTCGGCGCGCTGGACGACTACACGACGCGGTCGGGTTACGTGATCACCCCGATCGTGTTCGCGATCGGCGACGCCCCGCCGCTGGCTCCCAACCCGGCGGAGGTCGCCGAGGTCTACACGATTCCGCTGGCCGACGTCGACGTCGAGCCGCGGTACCTCCGGATCCCCGAGTCCGACCAGCCAGTGATTCAGCTACCGCTGGTGGGAACGTACGTCCACGCGCCGACCGCCGCGGTCATCTACCAGTTCCGCGAGGTGGCGCTGCACGGGCGCGCGACCCCGGTGGCCCATCTCGAACAGCCGGTCTGGGCCTGGAGCTGAGCCGGTCCTTGCGCGCAGACGCCGTTCGTCGGTGAAGTGGACACACACCGACTTCGGAGGACGGATGAAATACGTACTGCTCATCTGCGGCGACGAGACCGCCGCGGAGCACGCGAACGACGGCTGCGGCGGCTGGGACAGCGAGATGACCGAGCGGGGTGTCCTCTACGGGGGCGCCGGCCTGCGGCCGCCGACGGACGCGACGACGATCCGCGTGCGGGACGGCGAGACGCTGCTGACCGACGGGCCGTTCGCGGAGACCCGGGAGCAGATCGGTGGAATCTGCCTGATCGAGTGCGCCGACCTGGACGAGGCGATCGAGATCGCCGGCAAGCACCCCGCCGCGACGTACGGCTCGATCGAGGTACGGCCACTGCTCCCATGAGACCCGACGCCACGACTTCGGACGCGACGACTTCGGACGCGACGCCGGCCGACGCCACTGTGGCCGCCGCCGTGGACGAGGCGTTCCGGACCGACTGGGGGCAGATCGTCGCCACGTTGATCCGGATCACCGGTGACTGGGACCTCGCCGAGGAGGCCACCCAGGACGCGTTCGCCCAGGCGCTCGCGAAGTGGCCGCGGGACGGCGTCCCCCGGCGGCCCGGCGCCTGGCTCACCACCGCCGCCCGGAACCGGGCCCTCGACCGGCTGCGCCGCGACGCGGTCGGCGCCGCCAAACTCCGGGAGCTCGCCGTGCACCCACCGATCCCGTCCGACCAGCACGACATCACCGACGACCGCCTCCGACTGATCTTCACCTGCTGCCACCCGGCGCTGGCCCTGGACGCGCAGGTGGCGCTGACGCTACGGACGCTCGCCGGGCTGAGCGTCGCCGAGATCGCGCGTGCGTTCCTGGTCTCGGAGTCGACGCTCGCCAAGCGCCTGGTCCGGGCGAAGAAGAAGATCCGGCACGCCGGCATCCCCTATCGGGTGCCGCCAGCCCATCTACTGCCGGAGCGGACACCCGCCGTGCTCGCGGTCCTGTACCTGCTGTTCAGCGAGGGTTACGCGGCCACAACCGGCGCCGAGCTGGTGCGGCGTCCGCTGACCACCGAGGCGGTCCGGCTGGCCCGCCTGCTGCACCGGCTGATGCCGGACGAGCCGGAGGCCGCCGGCCTGCTGGCGCTGATGTTGTTCCACGGGTCGCGGTTCGCGACCCGGGTCGTCGACGGCGAACTCGTCCCGCTCGAAGAGCAGGACCGCAGCCGGTGGGACGCCGCCGCGATCGCCGAGGCCGAGACCTTGCTCGACGCCGCCCTGCGCCGCAGCCGCTCGGGCTCGCTGGCCCGACCCGGGCCGTACCAGGTGCAGGCGGCGATCGCCGCGTGCCACGCGACCGCGCCGACCGCCGCGGACACCGACTGGCGGCAGATCGCGGTGCTCTACGGGACGCTGCGGGAGGTGACACCGTCCCCGGTCGTCGCGCTGAACCAGGCGGTGGCGGTGGGCATGGCGTACGGGCCGGAGGTCGGGCTGGCGCTCACCGACGGGCTGCGGGACGAGCTGGCCGGATATCCGCTGCTGCCCGCTGTCCGCGCCGACCTGCTCCGACGCCTCGGCCGCACGTCCGAGGCCGCGGACGCCTACCGCGAGGCGATCGAGCGAGCGGCCACCGAACCCGAGCGCCGGTACCTGCGGCGTCGTCTGTCCTCGTTGCCTCTCTTGTCCTCGTGACGGGATCCCGTTCGTCGGTGGAGTGATCACCGCACTCCGGAAGGGAACCCGATGGACGACATCCGCGCCGCGATCGCGGCCCAGCGCCTCCAGCTCGCCGACACGCTCGCCGCCCTGCCCGAGGAGCGCTGGGATGCTCCGACGCTCTGCGCCGGCTGGCGGGTCCGCGAGGTGATCGCCCACGTCACGATGGCGTTCCGCTACTCCCCCGCCCAGTTCTTCTGGCACTTCGCGCTGGCCCGTGGCAACTTCAACCGCCTCGCCGACCGGTGCGCCCGGGCGGACGCGGCCGCGCTGACCGCCGAGGAGCTGACCGCGTCGGTCCGGAACAACGTCCACCACCCGTGGAAGCCGCCGGGCGGTGGGTACGCGGGGGCGCTCACCCACGACACCGTGCACGCGCTCGACATCGCGGTGCCGCTCGGCCTCGACTGGCCGGTCCCGGAGGCGACGCTGCGGGCCGTGCTGGACGGCTGGTCGGTCGAGCGCGGTCAGAAGTTCTTCGGCGTCGATCTGACCGGCATCCGGCTCTGCGCGGACGACCTGGACTGGACGCTCGGCGACGGCGAGCCGCTCCGCGGGAAGGGCACCGACCTGCTGCTGTTCCTCTGCGGCCGCACGCTACCGCCCGGCCGTCTCCGCGGCGCCGCCATCCGGTGACGCCCGGTCAGCCGTCGGGTGCGTTCAGTCGGTCAACTCGTCGTGGGCGCGCTTCTCCGCCTTGAGTCGCTTGCGCTCCAGCCGCCGACGCTCGGCCTCGGCCTTGGTGGGCCGCCGTTTCACGCCGACGCCGGCCCAGAACGCCAGCCCGGTGACGACGATGACCGGCGCACCAGGATCGCCCGGTCCGGACGCCCTATCGTCGAAGCCACCCATGATGCCGAGGCCGGTGACCTGCACGGTCGCGTTCTCCGGCACGATGACGTCGATGCCGGCCATGATCGCGACCGCCCGGATCGTCACCGTGCCCTCGGTGAACACCGCTTCCCGCAGGTCGACGGTGCCGCCACCCCAGAACGCCAGGCACTCGAACTTCCGCGGCACGGTCCACCGACCGCTGCGCTTGAAGCCGCTCATGATCGCCACGGCGCTCTTCGAGGGCGGCAACGTGACCCCGTGGGACTGCGGCGGCGCGGGCACGAACTCGGCTCGGGCCGCCGGCAGGTCTCTGGTCAGCGGCTGCAACTCCGCGTAGGTCCGGGCGGCGTAGACCTGGGCGAGCCGGCCGTCGAGTTCGTCCAGGTCGATGCGGCCCTCGGCGGCGGCCTCGTGCAGCGCCGCCGCCACCCGCTCGCGATCGGCGTTCGACGCCCGGAGTTCGCCGGCTACGGGCAGGCCGGACGGCACGGGCTCCGGGAGCGAGTCCGGGAGCGGCGAAGGTTCCGGGAGCGTGGCCACGCTTCGAGGATAGGCCCGGACGTCATCAGTCCGGGAGAAGGGGAACGGAGAATCCCTCGCCCCGGCCGAGCAACGCCGCCCGGGTCACCGCCGCGGAGCCGAACCGCTCGCGGACCGCGTCGAGCGCGGAGTCCAGGCCACCGTCGTCCGGGTGGTCGAGCGGCAGCAGCAGCTGCTCGCCGGTGCCGTCGAGGTTCCCCACCGCCACGCCGATCAACGTGATGCCGCGCTCGGTGATGAGCGGCAGCGCGGCGGCGAGCAAGTCGCGGGCGGCGTCGAGCAGCACGGTCGTGGCGGAACTGGGCCGGGCGAGCGTGTGCGAGCGGGTGACCCGGGAGTAGTCCTCGAAGCGCAGCCGCAGCGTCACCGTGCGGCCGGCGCGACCGGCCGCACGCATCCGGCGGCTGACCCGGTCGACCAGACCCGCGAGCGTCGCCTCCAGCTCGGGAACCGGGTGCGGACCGCGCCCGACCGCCCGCTGGGCCCCCATCGACCGCCGTCGCCGCCCCACCACGACCGGACGCGGGTCCCGGTTGTGCGCGAGCGCGTGCAGGTGGCGGCCGGCCGCTTGGCCGAGCACGGAGGTCAGGTAGGCCTCGCCGAGCCGGGCCACCTGCCCGACCGTGGTGATCCGCCGTTTCCGCAGCTTGGTCGCGGTCACCGTGCCGACGCCCCAGAGCCGCTCGACCGGCAGCCGGTGCAGGAAGTCCAGCTCGGTCTCGGGCGGCACGACCAGCAGACCGTCCGGCTTGGCGACGCCGCTCGCGACCTTCGCGAGGAACTTCGTCCTGGCGACGCCGACGGTGATCGCCAAGCCGACCCGCGCCAGGACCTCCGAGCGCAGCCGCACCGCGATGTCGACGGGCTCACCGCTCACTTTCCGCAAACCGCCGACGTCGAGGAACGCCTCGTCGATCGAGATGCCCTCGACGAGCGGCGTGGTGTCGCGAAAGACCTCGAAGACGGCTTTGCTCGCCGCGCTGTACGCGCCCATCCGGGGCGGCACGACGATCGCCTGCGGACACAGCGCCCGCGCCATCCGGCCGCCCATCGCGGTGCGAACGCCACAGGCCTTCGCCTCGTAACTGGCGGCGAGCACGACCCCGCCGCCGACGATCACCGGGCGGCCGCGCAGACGTGGATCGTCCCGCTGCTCGACCGAGGCGTAGAACGCGTCGAGATCAGCGTGCAGGATCGTCGCCCGTGCGGGCTGCCCAGCCACCCGGCAATCATCGCACAGATGATCGAAAAACTACCTGACGCGTGGTCGGACCTCGTTGGCGACGAACCGGATGAAGCCTTCGAGGTCGGGCTCGTCGGCGGTCGGCGTGAACACCAGGGCGTCGGCGCCCGCCTCGACGTAGCGGGCGGTGCCCTCCACGAACGCGTCGACGTCGCCCGCGACACCGAGGTCGGCCCCGGGGTCGTGGCCCCACGCCTCGTTCTCCCGGCGCAGGCGTTCAGCGGCGTTCGGACCGGTCGCCGCGGACGTGAAGACCACGACGCGGTGCGGGTCGGTGCGGCCGGCCGCCACCCGCCCCTCCTCGATCACGCCGCACGCCCACCGCACCCGCTCCGGCGTGTTCTGGCCGTCCAGGATCGTGCCGTCGGCGGTCTCCCCCGCCAGCCGCAGCGTCTTCGGGCCGACCGCGCCGACGAGGATGCCGGGCGGCTGCGCCGGTGGCCAGTCGAGCTTTACCTTGTCGAGCGTCACGTACCGCCCGGCGACACTCAGCTCCTCGCCGCGCAGCAGCGTCCGCATCGCGTTCACATGTTCGCGGAGCAGGGTCATCGGCGAGGACACCCGCGCGCCCACCTGACCCATCCAGTCCTGGACGCCGTGCCCGACGCCCGGCAGGAAGCGGCCGGGGAACATCCGCTCCAGGGTCGCGATCTCCATCGACGCCAGCGCCACGTTCCGGAACGGCACCGGCAGCAGGCCGATCCCGACCCGCA comes from Cryptosporangium minutisporangium and encodes:
- the zwf gene encoding glucose-6-phosphate dehydrogenase, with the translated sequence MEIAAQYSDDRSAPPSTLVIFGASGDLTRRKLIPAVANLARHGRLPKEFALVGVARTPMNDDEFQASILGGNGLGDLQQLAGGGLRYVSGGYDDPETYKSLATLLDELDHQRGTRGNHLFYLSTPPQAFSPIINGLAGAGLNRPRAEEGFARLVIEKPYGSDLASARQLDATVHTAFEEQQVFRIDHYLGKDTVQNVLALRFANSIFQPIWDRSWVDSVQITVAETLGVGTRGSFYETAGAMRDIVQNHVLQVLALALMEPPASFGAEALRNEKVKLLQAIRLPTDRDVADVAVRGQYTRGGTREELMPGYREEPGVDPLSRTETYAALRLDVDNWRWAGVPFYVRTGKRLPARVTEVALQFQRPPHLPIPGNQLTELEADALILRIQPNEGISLRFGAKVPGHSFRVRTASMEFSYDQTFREESPEAYERLILDALLGDATLFIRTDEVEQCWRIVDPIIEHWANDTSPIPTYEAASWGPTDADRLIGRHGRTWRTPN
- a CDS encoding metallophosphoesterase, whose translation is MRLVIMADTHVPKRARDLPAPLWADVASADVVIHAGDWVDVALLDVLEARSARLIGVYGNNDGPALRARLPEIARAELDGLRVAVVHETGAAGGRERRCVARFPDTDVLVFGHSHIPWDTTAPTGLRLLNPGSPTDRRRQPYATYLTASVHAGALTDVEFHRIER
- a CDS encoding NAD(P)-dependent oxidoreductase, encoding MRTLVTGARGKVGAAAVEALVAAGHDVTATDLAPPSFDRPAPDAPVTAKVPYVQADLTSPGDVYALIGGISAGEGTKAGRYDAVVHAGAIPAPGQHAPATVFQNNLGGLFNVVEACVRWDVPRLVNISSETVTGFHFAERPWYPAYLPLDEEHPAAPQDPYGLAKHFGELLCDAAVRRSDLKVLSLRPTWVQNAASYPLNLGPIVADPNVPSLTGWSYVDAADLGDAIVRAAESDVPGHEVVYLAAADTVGGRDLHASWRAAYPDAPTDLRPVARPDASGIDCTKAKRLLGWEPRRSWRDYLDADGRPR
- a CDS encoding SAM-dependent methyltransferase gives rise to the protein MTAPYSAVAGLPGESMWTVRPIGLLLFAIGHFLDEPDDAYGVVSRLVDALPSGSYLAMSHLTGEFQPEETKKTEAMYKAQGMKLRTRSKDEITRFFDGLELVEPGVTLTHRWRPDALDRVSSEEPGERASVLRRRGSQALSHRGRPSASR
- a CDS encoding CoA pyrophosphatase, translating into MGGEIELSALVANVRAFRPTTLPTAGLRHAAVALAVARSGPTLGIWLTRRNSGLRAHPGQLALPGGRLDPGEDAVDAALRELGEELGVPATRSAYVGALDDYTTRSGYVITPIVFAIGDAPPLAPNPAEVAEVYTIPLADVDVEPRYLRIPESDQPVIQLPLVGTYVHAPTAAVIYQFREVALHGRATPVAHLEQPVWAWS
- a CDS encoding YciI family protein; translated protein: MKYVLLICGDETAAEHANDGCGGWDSEMTERGVLYGGAGLRPPTDATTIRVRDGETLLTDGPFAETREQIGGICLIECADLDEAIEIAGKHPAATYGSIEVRPLLP
- a CDS encoding RNA polymerase sigma factor, with protein sequence MRPDATTSDATTSDATPADATVAAAVDEAFRTDWGQIVATLIRITGDWDLAEEATQDAFAQALAKWPRDGVPRRPGAWLTTAARNRALDRLRRDAVGAAKLRELAVHPPIPSDQHDITDDRLRLIFTCCHPALALDAQVALTLRTLAGLSVAEIARAFLVSESTLAKRLVRAKKKIRHAGIPYRVPPAHLLPERTPAVLAVLYLLFSEGYAATTGAELVRRPLTTEAVRLARLLHRLMPDEPEAAGLLALMLFHGSRFATRVVDGELVPLEEQDRSRWDAAAIAEAETLLDAALRRSRSGSLARPGPYQVQAAIAACHATAPTAADTDWRQIAVLYGTLREVTPSPVVALNQAVAVGMAYGPEVGLALTDGLRDELAGYPLLPAVRADLLRRLGRTSEAADAYREAIERAATEPERRYLRRRLSSLPLLSS
- a CDS encoding maleylpyruvate isomerase family mycothiol-dependent enzyme, coding for MDDIRAAIAAQRLQLADTLAALPEERWDAPTLCAGWRVREVIAHVTMAFRYSPAQFFWHFALARGNFNRLADRCARADAAALTAEELTASVRNNVHHPWKPPGGGYAGALTHDTVHALDIAVPLGLDWPVPEATLRAVLDGWSVERGQKFFGVDLTGIRLCADDLDWTLGDGEPLRGKGTDLLLFLCGRTLPPGRLRGAAIR
- a CDS encoding DUF1707 SHOCT-like domain-containing protein, with product MATLPEPSPLPDSLPEPVPSGLPVAGELRASNADRERVAAALHEAAAEGRIDLDELDGRLAQVYAARTYAELQPLTRDLPAARAEFVPAPPQSHGVTLPPSKSAVAIMSGFKRSGRWTVPRKFECLAFWGGGTVDLREAVFTEGTVTIRAVAIMAGIDVIVPENATVQVTGLGIMGGFDDRASGPGDPGAPVIVVTGLAFWAGVGVKRRPTKAEAERRRLERKRLKAEKRAHDELTD
- the dinB gene encoding DNA polymerase IV, encoding MAGQPARATILHADLDAFYASVEQRDDPRLRGRPVIVGGGVVLAASYEAKACGVRTAMGGRMARALCPQAIVVPPRMGAYSAASKAVFEVFRDTTPLVEGISIDEAFLDVGGLRKVSGEPVDIAVRLRSEVLARVGLAITVGVARTKFLAKVASGVAKPDGLLVVPPETELDFLHRLPVERLWGVGTVTATKLRKRRITTVGQVARLGEAYLTSVLGQAAGRHLHALAHNRDPRPVVVGRRRRSMGAQRAVGRGPHPVPELEATLAGLVDRVSRRMRAAGRAGRTVTLRLRFEDYSRVTRSHTLARPSSATTVLLDAARDLLAAALPLITERGITLIGVAVGNLDGTGEQLLLPLDHPDDGGLDSALDAVRERFGSAAVTRAALLGRGEGFSVPLLPD
- a CDS encoding LLM class flavin-dependent oxidoreductase → MTSLGVVFRPQVPPERLRAVARAADDAGLEELWLWEDCFWESGIAAAAAALASTERLRVGIGLLPVPFRNVALASMEIATLERMFPGRFLPGVGHGVQDWMGQVGARVSSPMTLLREHVNAMRTLLRGEELSVAGRYVTLDKVKLDWPPAQPPGILVGAVGPKTLRLAGETADGTILDGQNTPERVRWACGVIEEGRVAAGRTDPHRVVVFTSAATGPNAAERLRRENEAWGHDPGADLGVAGDVDAFVEGTARYVEAGADALVFTPTADEPDLEGFIRFVANEVRPRVR